One part of the Sphingopyxis sp. PAMC25046 genome encodes these proteins:
- the tolQ gene encoding protein TolQ, whose translation MLDNISLAADAATLSPVALFLQADIIVKAVMIGLLLASIYVWAVIFTHGRGVGKLMSASERFERDFWRADNIDKFFDKNSDEDLPSAKVLSAGIGEWRRSTKGKTIDRDGTRERLGIAMNSAVAGEVDRLAEKIGTLATIGSVAPFVGLFGTVWGIMRSFTAIAAENNSSLAVVAPGIAEALFATAIGLFAAIPAVIAYNAFSQRLNRLESRLGRFADGLHATFSRELEVEA comes from the coding sequence TTGCTAGACAATATCTCGCTGGCCGCCGACGCGGCGACTTTGTCCCCCGTGGCGCTGTTCCTGCAGGCCGACATCATCGTGAAGGCGGTGATGATCGGCCTGCTCCTCGCGTCGATCTATGTCTGGGCGGTGATCTTCACCCACGGCCGCGGGGTCGGCAAGCTGATGAGTGCGTCGGAACGTTTCGAGCGCGATTTCTGGCGCGCCGACAATATCGACAAGTTCTTCGACAAGAACAGCGACGAGGACCTCCCGAGCGCGAAAGTGCTGTCGGCCGGTATCGGCGAGTGGCGCCGGTCGACCAAGGGGAAGACTATCGATCGCGACGGAACGCGCGAACGCCTCGGCATCGCGATGAACAGCGCAGTCGCGGGCGAAGTCGACCGCCTTGCCGAAAAGATCGGGACGCTGGCGACGATCGGTTCGGTGGCGCCCTTCGTCGGCCTGTTCGGCACTGTCTGGGGAATCATGCGCAGCTTCACCGCGATCGCGGCGGAAAATAACAGCAGTCTTGCCGTCGTCGCCCCGGGCATCGCCGAAGCACTGTTCGCGACCGCGATCGGGCTGTTCGCGGCGATTCCCGCCGTCATCGCCTATAACGCCTTTTCGCAGCGGCTGAATCGGCTCGAATCGCGGCTCGGCCGCTTCGCCGACGGGCTGCATGCGACGTTCAGCCGCGAACTGGAGGTCGAAGCCTGA
- the tolR gene encoding protein TolR, with protein MAMSGSSGGVGGRRGRGNRRAPMAEINVTPLVDVMLVLLIIFMITAPLLASAVPIDLPESRAKPVETEDQEPIQLSVGADDTLYIGEEVVPEAELPARLDAIARENEGQDKPRQIMLRADKGLDYGRVMRVMGELNRAGLTRISLVTTGANAEPAAPAAVTDGSETGT; from the coding sequence ATGGCGATGTCCGGATCCTCGGGCGGCGTTGGCGGCCGGCGCGGCCGTGGCAACCGACGCGCGCCCATGGCCGAGATCAACGTCACCCCGCTTGTCGACGTGATGCTCGTGTTGCTGATCATCTTCATGATCACGGCCCCACTGCTCGCCTCCGCCGTGCCGATCGACCTGCCCGAAAGCCGGGCTAAGCCGGTTGAAACCGAGGATCAGGAGCCGATCCAGCTGTCGGTCGGTGCCGACGACACGCTCTATATTGGCGAAGAGGTGGTGCCCGAGGCCGAACTGCCTGCCCGGCTCGATGCGATCGCGCGCGAGAATGAAGGCCAGGACAAACCGCGCCAGATCATGCTCCGCGCCGACAAGGGGCTCGATTATGGCCGCGTGATGCGCGTGATGGGCGAGCTCAACCGCGCCGGCCTGACGCGGATTTCGCTGGTTACCACCGGCGCCAACGCCGAACCGGCCGCCCCAGCGGCGGTCACCGACGGTTCAGAAACCGGGACCTAG
- the gspL gene encoding type II secretion system protein GspL, with product MSRTLVLWLPPVAALGEEGAPHPAWLRIDDGVIVDSGQDDGWVGAWEKPEDDDADDRLVALAPAADVPLRWLHYPDAAPAQAAAAARIDVLKDSLGDAASLHVVTGQPASEGQAVPVAVTTHAAMAAWTDWLKARDLAPVAVIPAAAAVPPPEPDMLWTAEVGGEQIVRSADRAYRSDPELDALIAGSHDIAPLDPDKMREALLLTLAAPPLDLLSGGWKPKRSWAVDPALLRIAKYLLIALVVLSLLIPVVHAVRLVSDTGRADEAVVAMAKKGGVTASDAAAAEAELDRRLAAAGGGPLAFSVPASALYDAMSDAPGVSLKTLSHRTDGTLTTTLAAPRVEDINQVLLALQARGYRITAQPMAGSDGQQMANITIRAVP from the coding sequence ATGTCGCGCACGCTGGTTCTCTGGCTGCCCCCGGTGGCAGCGCTCGGCGAGGAAGGTGCGCCGCACCCCGCGTGGCTGCGCATCGATGATGGCGTGATCGTCGATTCGGGACAGGACGACGGCTGGGTCGGCGCCTGGGAAAAACCGGAGGACGACGATGCCGACGACCGGCTGGTCGCGCTGGCGCCCGCGGCCGACGTGCCGCTGCGCTGGCTCCACTATCCCGACGCCGCACCCGCGCAAGCCGCCGCCGCGGCGCGGATCGACGTGCTGAAAGACAGCTTGGGCGATGCGGCATCGCTGCATGTCGTCACGGGTCAGCCGGCGAGCGAGGGGCAGGCCGTCCCGGTGGCGGTCACGACCCATGCCGCCATGGCCGCGTGGACCGACTGGCTGAAGGCGCGCGATCTGGCGCCCGTCGCCGTCATCCCCGCCGCCGCCGCGGTGCCGCCGCCCGAGCCCGATATGCTGTGGACCGCAGAGGTCGGCGGCGAGCAGATCGTGCGCAGCGCCGACCGCGCCTATCGCTCGGATCCCGAGCTCGACGCGCTGATTGCGGGTAGCCATGACATCGCCCCGCTAGACCCCGACAAGATGCGCGAGGCGCTGCTGCTAACGCTCGCCGCGCCGCCGCTCGATCTGCTCAGCGGCGGATGGAAGCCCAAGCGAAGCTGGGCCGTCGATCCGGCGCTGCTGCGGATAGCGAAATATCTGCTGATCGCGCTCGTCGTCTTGAGCCTGCTCATTCCCGTCGTCCATGCGGTGCGGCTCGTTTCCGATACCGGCCGCGCCGACGAGGCGGTCGTGGCGATGGCGAAAAAGGGCGGCGTGACGGCGAGCGACGCCGCCGCAGCGGAGGCGGAACTCGACCGCCGCCTTGCGGCCGCCGGCGGCGGACCGCTCGCTTTCTCGGTTCCGGCCTCGGCGCTTTACGATGCGATGAGCGATGCACCCGGCGTGTCGCTCAAAACCCTGTCGCACCGCACCGACGGGACGTTGACGACGACGCTCGCGGCGCCGCGCGTCGAGGATATCAACCAGGTGCTGTTGGCGCTGCAAGCGCGCGGTTACCGCATCACCGCGCAGCCGATGGCGGGCAGCGATGGCCAGCAGATGGCCAATATAACGATCCGGGCGGTACCATGA
- the gspG gene encoding type II secretion system major pseudopilin GspG, which produces MSLMKLFLHLMLDTSFSDRGRPPVHRRRKKDERGFTLTELMVVIFIIGLLATVVMINVLPSQDRAMVTKAKADIATLENALEQYRLDNLVYPASTDGLNALVTAPPALAQPERYRRGGYIKKLPADPWGRPYNYQAPGPNGKAFDVWSLGADGAPGGTDDNADIRSDA; this is translated from the coding sequence ATGTCGCTGATGAAGCTATTCCTCCACCTGATGCTCGATACATCCTTTTCGGATCGGGGCCGTCCCCCCGTGCACCGCCGCCGCAAGAAGGACGAGCGCGGCTTCACGCTGACCGAACTCATGGTCGTCATCTTCATCATCGGACTGCTCGCGACCGTGGTGATGATCAACGTCCTGCCGAGCCAAGACCGCGCGATGGTGACCAAGGCGAAGGCCGATATCGCGACGCTCGAAAATGCGCTCGAACAATATCGCCTCGACAATCTGGTCTATCCAGCCTCCACCGACGGGCTGAACGCGCTCGTCACCGCGCCTCCGGCGCTGGCCCAGCCCGAACGCTATCGCCGCGGCGGCTATATCAAGAAACTGCCCGCCGATCCGTGGGGGCGCCCCTATAATTATCAGGCGCCGGGGCCGAACGGGAAGGCGTTCGACGTCTGGTCGCTCGGTGCCGACGGCGCCCCCGGCGGGACCGACGATAATGCGGATATTCGCAGCGACGCCTGA
- the gspF gene encoding type II secretion system inner membrane protein GspF, giving the protein MPDYRYVAIDPQGRERKGRLTAANDEAARADLVRRKFHIVAVEAAGAKPAGRSLLAFRKTKLSAKELALFTRQLATLAEVAPLEEALRTLTRQSEAESARAIIGDVHAGLLEGRRLADAMGRQPASFPPLYRAMVAAGETTGSLTMILARLADLLERQAEVRGKLIAALAYPIVLAVVAIGVVAALMIFVVPRVVEQFTDTGQQLPFLTRAVIAISSFAANWWWLIALLIAAAAFGWTAALRRPTFKAAVDARLLRLPLLGRLLRDLYAARFARTLSTMVSSRLPLVEGLKLTVPTIRNAALAGATANIVDQVRAGGGLSAALRDAGVFPPLLVYMTASGESAGRLEVMLERAADYLEREFDRFTAASMALLEPVIIVVMGSCVALIILAILLPILQLQNLAGL; this is encoded by the coding sequence ATGCCTGATTATCGCTATGTGGCGATCGATCCGCAGGGCCGCGAGCGCAAGGGACGGCTGACCGCCGCGAACGACGAGGCCGCGCGCGCCGATCTGGTGCGGCGGAAATTCCACATCGTCGCGGTCGAAGCCGCCGGAGCGAAACCCGCCGGCCGCTCGCTGCTCGCGTTCCGCAAGACCAAACTTTCAGCCAAGGAACTGGCGCTTTTCACCCGCCAGCTCGCGACGCTCGCCGAGGTCGCGCCGCTCGAAGAGGCGCTGCGCACGTTGACGCGTCAGAGCGAGGCCGAAAGCGCGCGTGCGATTATCGGCGACGTCCACGCCGGACTGCTCGAAGGCCGCCGTCTCGCCGACGCGATGGGGCGCCAGCCCGCCAGCTTTCCCCCGCTCTATCGCGCGATGGTCGCGGCGGGCGAAACGACGGGGAGCCTCACCATGATCCTCGCGCGCCTCGCCGATCTGCTCGAGCGCCAGGCCGAAGTGCGCGGCAAGCTGATCGCCGCGCTCGCCTATCCGATCGTGCTCGCGGTCGTTGCGATCGGGGTGGTCGCGGCACTGATGATCTTCGTCGTCCCGCGTGTCGTCGAGCAGTTTACCGACACCGGCCAGCAGCTGCCTTTCCTGACCCGCGCGGTGATCGCCATCTCCAGCTTCGCCGCCAATTGGTGGTGGCTGATCGCGCTGCTGATCGCCGCCGCCGCATTCGGCTGGACCGCCGCGCTGCGCCGTCCGACGTTCAAGGCGGCGGTCGACGCCCGCCTTCTCCGCCTGCCGCTTTTGGGACGCCTTCTCCGCGACCTTTACGCGGCGCGCTTCGCGCGTACGCTGTCGACGATGGTGTCGAGCCGCCTGCCGCTCGTCGAAGGGCTGAAATTGACGGTGCCGACGATCCGCAATGCCGCGCTCGCCGGCGCGACCGCCAATATCGTCGATCAGGTGCGCGCCGGCGGCGGTCTTTCGGCCGCGCTCCGCGATGCCGGCGTCTTTCCGCCGCTGCTCGTGTATATGACCGCCAGCGGCGAAAGCGCGGGCCGGCTCGAAGTGATGCTCGAACGTGCCGCCGATTATCTCGAACGCGAATTCGACCGCTTCACGGCCGCGTCGATGGCGCTTCTCGAACCTGTCATAATTGTCGTTATGGGGTCGTGCGTTGCCCTTATCATCCTCGCCATTCTGCTTCCGATCCTTCAGTTGCAGAATCTAGCCGGACTATGA
- the gspK gene encoding type II secretion system minor pseudopilin GspK: protein MKRQSGDERGAALLSVLLLVAVMAVIAATALDRLTLATRIAGSAATVDQGRAYAFAAEQIALRRVADLVGRDPAKLTLAGNWLGRDFTLPLPGGEARAKLTDANNCFNLNSLVAETVPGRFSQRSGAMRQFGELMTLLGIETGEAQAIAGAAADWIDSDSNEGRLGAEDNVYRSMQGAYLPANRKMADVSELRAVRGVTPKIYARLRPWICVLPVTDPVKLNVNTLAPEQAPLVAMLLPGEIGIADARAALAARPAGGYGSSVRFWEASVFEGRKPPNDVAEQAGVTSRWLALTTNVTMGDGFLTAVSLIDANGGAPSAGMTPPVIVRRDWGEAD from the coding sequence ATGAAGCGTCAGAGCGGGGATGAGCGCGGCGCGGCGCTGCTCAGCGTATTGCTGCTCGTCGCGGTGATGGCGGTGATCGCGGCGACCGCGCTCGACCGCTTGACGCTCGCGACGCGCATAGCGGGCAGCGCGGCGACGGTCGATCAGGGGCGTGCCTATGCCTTTGCCGCCGAACAGATTGCGCTGCGCCGGGTCGCCGATCTCGTCGGGCGCGACCCGGCCAAGCTGACGCTCGCCGGCAATTGGCTAGGCCGCGATTTCACGCTGCCGCTGCCCGGCGGCGAAGCGCGGGCGAAGCTCACCGATGCGAACAATTGCTTCAACCTCAACAGCCTCGTTGCCGAAACGGTGCCGGGACGGTTCAGCCAGCGGTCGGGCGCGATGCGCCAGTTCGGCGAATTGATGACGCTGCTCGGCATCGAAACGGGTGAGGCGCAGGCGATTGCGGGCGCAGCGGCCGACTGGATCGACAGCGACAGCAACGAAGGCCGGCTGGGCGCCGAGGATAATGTCTATCGATCGATGCAGGGCGCCTATCTGCCCGCCAACCGCAAGATGGCCGATGTCAGCGAATTGCGCGCGGTGCGCGGGGTCACCCCGAAGATCTATGCGCGGCTGAGGCCCTGGATCTGCGTGCTGCCGGTGACCGATCCAGTAAAGCTGAACGTCAATACGCTTGCGCCCGAACAGGCGCCGCTGGTCGCGATGCTGCTGCCCGGCGAAATCGGTATCGCCGACGCACGGGCGGCGCTGGCGGCGCGCCCCGCGGGCGGCTATGGCAGCAGTGTGCGATTCTGGGAGGCGAGTGTGTTCGAAGGCCGCAAGCCGCCGAACGATGTCGCCGAACAGGCGGGCGTGACCAGCCGCTGGCTTGCGCTGACGACGAACGTGACGATGGGGGACGGTTTCTTGACCGCAGTTTCGCTGATCGATGCCAATGGCGGAGCGCCGTCTGCCGGAATGACACCGCCGGTGATCGTGCGCCGCGATTGGGGCGAGGCGGACTAG
- a CDS encoding GspH/FimT family pseudopilin: MRIFAATPEARPRPHANGFTLVELMVVLAIVALAATAVVLTIPGEERTVRSEADRLAARLAAARDVAVIEGRGVAVNFAPSGYGFERRIAGEWQPLPGRAFEQRNWPGDVRFAAGDGRGAARLLFDRVGTSPTPQAIVLAGGDAREVVRVSATGEVSRGR, from the coding sequence ATGCGGATATTCGCAGCGACGCCTGAGGCGCGCCCGCGTCCTCACGCCAACGGCTTCACCCTCGTCGAACTGATGGTCGTGCTCGCGATCGTGGCGCTTGCCGCGACCGCGGTCGTGCTCACCATTCCGGGCGAGGAACGCACGGTGCGCAGCGAAGCCGACCGGCTCGCGGCGCGCCTCGCCGCGGCGCGCGATGTCGCGGTGATCGAGGGGCGCGGCGTCGCGGTCAATTTCGCGCCCTCGGGCTATGGGTTCGAACGGCGGATTGCCGGTGAATGGCAACCATTGCCGGGCCGTGCCTTCGAACAGCGAAACTGGCCCGGCGACGTCCGCTTCGCTGCGGGTGACGGACGCGGCGCGGCGCGGCTGCTCTTCGACCGCGTCGGCACCAGCCCGACGCCGCAGGCCATCGTGCTCGCGGGGGGGGATGCGCGCGAGGTCGTCCGCGTCTCCGCGACGGGGGAGGTCAGCCGTGGCCGGTGA
- the gspN gene encoding type II secretion system protein N — MTARRGWVIAGVVFALLLLIATFPMRLALASSGATDAGVAARDVRGSVWSGELVEARFGALPLGTVRASLSPIALLGGNVELAFARTDDRLGALAGRLHGSDPRGVSDVSGTTAMAGGLGAVPVDRISFEGATVRFDDTGKCVVAGGRIRLVVSAPIAGLDLSRGLSGPLSCANGRAQAALASQSGMERLTLSFDGSGAYRAQFAINVDRDPAMAAALAALGFRAGVGGFVLATAGRF, encoded by the coding sequence ATGACGGCGCGCAGAGGATGGGTCATCGCTGGGGTGGTGTTCGCGCTGCTGCTGCTCATTGCGACCTTTCCGATGCGGCTCGCGCTTGCCTCGTCGGGCGCGACCGATGCGGGGGTTGCGGCGCGCGACGTTCGCGGCTCGGTGTGGTCGGGCGAACTCGTCGAAGCGCGGTTCGGAGCCTTGCCGCTCGGCACGGTACGCGCAAGCCTCTCGCCGATCGCGCTTCTCGGCGGGAATGTCGAGCTGGCTTTCGCGCGCACCGACGACAGATTGGGGGCGCTCGCCGGGCGCCTCCATGGCAGCGATCCGCGCGGAGTGTCCGATGTCAGCGGCACGACGGCGATGGCGGGCGGGCTGGGCGCGGTCCCGGTGGACAGGATCAGCTTCGAAGGCGCGACGGTGCGTTTCGACGATACGGGCAAATGCGTCGTCGCCGGCGGCCGGATCCGGCTTGTGGTCAGCGCGCCCATCGCGGGCCTCGATCTGTCGCGCGGCCTGTCGGGTCCGCTCAGCTGTGCGAACGGGCGTGCGCAAGCTGCACTTGCCAGCCAGTCGGGAATGGAACGGCTGACGCTGTCGTTCGACGGCAGCGGCGCGTATCGCGCGCAATTCGCGATCAATGTCGACCGCGACCCGGCAATGGCCGCGGCGCTAGCCGCGCTGGGGTTCCGCGCCGGCGTAGGCGGCTTCGTGCTGGCGACCGCGGGCCGCTTCTGA
- the gspI gene encoding type II secretion system minor pseudopilin GspI — MAGERESGFTLLEMLVALSVISIAALALVRLDAYAVRTAGDLDESTMAGIVAQNRAVELWTDPAPPTIGNSAIGVANAGRNWRVEQRVAKTADDALLRIDLLVRPESGRGQAALTIIRPSR, encoded by the coding sequence GTGGCCGGTGAGCGTGAAAGCGGATTTACGCTGCTTGAAATGCTGGTCGCGCTCAGCGTCATCAGCATAGCCGCACTCGCGCTCGTCCGCCTCGACGCCTATGCGGTGCGCACCGCGGGCGACCTCGACGAAAGCACGATGGCGGGCATCGTCGCGCAAAACCGCGCGGTCGAGTTATGGACCGACCCCGCGCCGCCGACGATCGGCAACAGCGCGATCGGCGTCGCCAATGCCGGGCGCAACTGGCGCGTCGAACAGCGCGTCGCCAAGACCGCCGACGACGCGTTGCTGCGCATCGATCTGCTCGTGCGACCCGAAAGCGGGCGGGGACAGGCAGCGTTGACGATCATCCGGCCGTCGCGATGA
- the gspJ gene encoding type II secretion system minor pseudopilin GspJ — MGAALNGFTLVEMLVALSIFAAIAAMGVALLRSSVDTQDAVQERLKAMGGINRLRAVMANDLAQAVQRSTRGPAGEAIPAFIGSSNGFAFVHGGAGALAGSPRPDVERVGYALIGGEWRRATQPMLDGTALGDGDRLVDEVAAVAVRYRDERGAWNENWTSEPGDRLPRAVEVRLTRVGREALAMTFLTAPTLPPPPAAEVPAP, encoded by the coding sequence GTGGGGGCAGCGCTAAACGGCTTCACCCTCGTCGAGATGCTCGTCGCGCTCTCCATTTTCGCGGCGATCGCGGCGATGGGCGTCGCTCTCCTGCGCAGCAGCGTCGACACGCAGGACGCGGTGCAGGAACGGCTCAAGGCGATGGGCGGGATCAACCGGCTCCGTGCAGTGATGGCGAACGATCTCGCGCAGGCCGTCCAACGCTCGACGCGCGGTCCGGCGGGCGAGGCCATTCCGGCCTTCATCGGATCGTCGAACGGGTTTGCCTTCGTTCATGGGGGCGCGGGCGCACTCGCTGGTAGCCCGCGTCCCGACGTCGAACGTGTCGGCTATGCACTTATAGGGGGCGAGTGGCGCCGCGCGACGCAGCCGATGCTCGACGGCACCGCGCTCGGCGACGGCGACCGGCTCGTCGACGAGGTTGCGGCGGTGGCGGTGCGCTATCGCGACGAACGGGGCGCTTGGAACGAAAACTGGACGTCGGAGCCGGGCGACCGGTTGCCCCGCGCGGTCGAGGTGCGGCTGACGCGCGTCGGGCGCGAGGCGCTCGCGATGACGTTCCTGACGGCTCCGACCCTTCCGCCGCCGCCCGCCGCCGAGGTGCCGGCACCATGA
- the gspM gene encoding type II secretion system protein GspM, protein MTDKLKNWWSGLSLRERWLVGVAGVLALGVLVWGLARPAVAAFIDLESRHRAAIEREGRVKAKVQLLARRPAKSVATAVDAVAVDQYLAQSAGEIGLTLDRNEARGAGQATIAIATAKAPVLIDWLASLEAQGFVVDQLTITPAADGTVGLTAELRKGGR, encoded by the coding sequence ATGACCGACAAGCTCAAAAATTGGTGGAGCGGCCTTTCGCTACGCGAACGCTGGCTTGTCGGCGTTGCGGGCGTGCTGGCGCTTGGCGTGCTCGTCTGGGGTCTCGCCCGTCCCGCGGTTGCCGCGTTCATCGATCTCGAAAGCCGGCATCGCGCGGCGATCGAGCGCGAGGGACGGGTCAAGGCGAAGGTGCAATTGCTCGCCCGACGCCCGGCGAAATCGGTCGCGACGGCGGTCGATGCCGTGGCAGTCGACCAGTATCTTGCGCAATCGGCGGGTGAGATCGGGCTGACGCTCGACCGCAACGAAGCGCGGGGCGCCGGGCAGGCGACGATCGCCATCGCGACCGCCAAGGCGCCGGTGTTGATCGATTGGCTTGCTTCGCTCGAAGCGCAGGGCTTCGTCGTCGATCAACTGACGATCACCCCCGCCGCCGATGGCACCGTCGGGTTGACCGCCGAACTTCGGAAGGGCGGGCGATGA
- the pal gene encoding peptidoglycan-associated lipoprotein Pal, with product MRKSTAMIAAITMLAVGACAKKAPDTLPPAPEGTGTDPGAGTGTGVIPGSQEDFLASVGLEGDRVFFDYDQYNVDAQDQATLQGQAQWLQRNPAVRVTLEGHADERGTRDYNIALGERRANAAKNYLASLGIDPSRINVISYGKERPAELGSTEAAYAKNRRAVTVVIGQ from the coding sequence ATACGGAAAAGCACCGCGATGATCGCGGCGATCACCATGCTTGCTGTTGGCGCCTGCGCGAAAAAGGCCCCTGACACGCTGCCACCCGCCCCCGAAGGCACCGGAACCGACCCCGGCGCCGGAACCGGTACCGGCGTAATCCCGGGATCGCAGGAAGATTTCCTCGCCAGCGTCGGCCTCGAAGGCGACCGCGTCTTCTTCGACTATGACCAGTATAATGTCGACGCGCAGGACCAGGCGACGCTGCAGGGCCAAGCGCAGTGGCTCCAGCGCAATCCCGCGGTTCGCGTCACGCTCGAAGGCCATGCCGACGAACGCGGCACCCGCGATTATAACATCGCGCTCGGCGAACGCCGCGCCAACGCCGCGAAAAATTATCTTGCGTCGCTCGGTATCGACCCGAGCCGCATCAACGTCATCAGCTATGGCAAGGAACGTCCGGCCGAACTCGGTTCGACCGAAGCAGCCTATGCCAAGAACCGCCGCGCGGTGACGGTCGTTATCGGCCAGTAA
- a CDS encoding A24 family peptidase, producing MTLLDALPFGMGIALAALAGLILGSFIATLALRWPAGRSVSGRSQCDACGRPLGVPDLIPLLSFLAARGRCRTCSAPIDRFHSLVEAGSALIGAVALALIPGTTGWLWAFFGWLLLPLALLDARHFWLPDRLSALLAVAGLLLAEPLFNAALFDRWIGAVAGGIVLAFLAWAYGRTRGAEGMGGGDPKLVAAIGCWTGWQALPLLLLLASAGGIGWALSLQRKGDRSLAERRIPFGVFLCAAAFAAVPVWRWVTGR from the coding sequence GTGACCCTCCTCGATGCCTTGCCCTTCGGCATGGGCATCGCCCTTGCTGCGCTGGCCGGGCTGATCCTCGGCAGCTTCATCGCGACGCTGGCGCTGCGCTGGCCTGCGGGCCGATCGGTGTCGGGACGATCGCAGTGCGACGCGTGCGGACGGCCACTCGGCGTGCCCGATCTCATCCCGCTGCTTTCTTTTCTAGCTGCGCGTGGGCGCTGCCGCACCTGCAGCGCGCCGATCGATCGCTTTCATTCGCTTGTCGAGGCGGGGTCCGCGCTGATCGGTGCGGTCGCGCTCGCCCTGATACCCGGGACCACCGGCTGGCTATGGGCGTTCTTCGGCTGGTTGCTGCTGCCGCTCGCACTGCTCGATGCGCGACACTTCTGGTTGCCCGACCGACTCAGTGCGCTGCTGGCGGTCGCGGGATTGCTATTGGCCGAGCCCCTGTTCAACGCCGCCCTGTTCGATCGCTGGATCGGTGCCGTTGCGGGCGGAATAGTGCTCGCGTTTCTGGCCTGGGCTTACGGGCGGACGCGCGGCGCCGAGGGCATGGGCGGCGGCGATCCCAAGCTCGTCGCGGCGATCGGTTGCTGGACCGGATGGCAGGCATTGCCGCTGCTGCTACTGCTCGCCAGCGCCGGGGGGATCGGCTGGGCATTGTCCTTGCAGCGAAAAGGGGACCGGTCGCTTGCCGAGCGACGGATCCCCTTCGGTGTCTTCCTGTGCGCCGCAGCGTTCGCCGCGGTGCCGGTCTGGCGCTGGGTTACTGGCCGATAA
- the tolB gene encoding Tol-Pal system beta propeller repeat protein TolB — MLLRPISLSLALLLTTAPVFAQTAPTPPAVTPTTTPRETIEGTLSQERTVIGIPPLATASVQTVAGLRTDSLGRQIAEVIAADLERSGLYEPIGPNGVRAITRAEVQAPRFAEWQTRGAENVVHGFVDAGSNGSLIVGCYLYDTALGSELVRKGFEIQPADWRRAAHKCADAIYSRLSGEAPFFDSRVAYIAESGPKGNRIKRLAIMDSDGGNHRFITNGQALAISPRFSPDYKKIVYVSYLNNRVRVFIYDVASGSQKLVTESSNATFAPRWSPDGTQILYSMAVNGNTDIYRISANGGTPVRLTNTPGIDVGGSFSPDGRKIVFESDRSGGQQIYTMNIDGSNQQRISFGGGRAATPEWSPRGDLIAFTRMGGGEFRIGVMTPSGGGVRMLTNSWQDEAPTWSPNGRVIQFFRTTRGREGKSSLWQVDLTGVNLRRLPTPQDGSDPSWGPVLP, encoded by the coding sequence ATGCTTCTCCGTCCGATCAGCCTTTCGCTAGCGCTGCTGCTGACCACCGCCCCGGTGTTCGCCCAGACCGCACCGACGCCGCCCGCGGTTACGCCGACGACCACACCGCGCGAGACGATCGAGGGCACCTTGTCGCAGGAACGCACGGTCATCGGCATCCCGCCGCTCGCCACCGCGTCGGTACAGACCGTCGCGGGTTTGCGCACCGACAGCCTCGGCCGCCAGATCGCCGAAGTCATCGCCGCCGACCTCGAGCGCAGCGGCCTTTACGAACCGATCGGTCCGAACGGGGTCCGCGCGATCACCCGCGCCGAGGTTCAGGCGCCGCGTTTTGCCGAATGGCAGACGCGCGGCGCCGAGAACGTCGTTCACGGCTTCGTCGATGCCGGGTCGAACGGCAGCCTGATCGTTGGCTGCTATCTTTACGACACCGCGCTCGGCAGCGAGCTGGTGCGCAAGGGGTTTGAGATCCAGCCCGCAGACTGGCGCCGCGCAGCGCACAAATGCGCCGACGCGATCTATTCGCGCCTGTCGGGCGAAGCGCCCTTCTTCGACAGCCGCGTCGCCTATATCGCGGAGAGCGGACCCAAGGGGAACCGCATCAAACGGCTGGCGATCATGGATTCTGACGGCGGCAACCACCGCTTCATCACCAACGGTCAGGCGCTCGCGATCAGCCCGCGCTTCTCACCCGATTACAAGAAGATCGTTTACGTCAGCTATTTGAACAATCGCGTCCGCGTCTTCATCTACGACGTCGCGTCGGGGTCGCAAAAGCTGGTGACCGAAAGCTCGAACGCGACCTTCGCGCCGCGCTGGTCGCCCGACGGCACGCAGATCCTCTATTCGATGGCCGTGAACGGCAACACCGACATCTATCGCATTTCGGCCAACGGCGGCACGCCGGTACGCCTCACCAACACGCCGGGCATCGACGTTGGCGGCAGCTTCTCGCCCGACGGCAGGAAGATCGTGTTCGAAAGCGACCGGTCGGGCGGTCAGCAAATCTATACGATGAACATCGACGGATCGAACCAGCAGCGGATCAGCTTCGGCGGCGGCCGTGCCGCGACTCCCGAATGGTCGCCGCGCGGCGACCTGATCGCCTTTACCCGCATGGGCGGCGGCGAGTTCCGCATAGGCGTGATGACCCCGTCGGGCGGCGGGGTGCGGATGCTGACCAACAGCTGGCAGGACGAGGCGCCGACCTGGTCGCCGAACGGCCGCGTCATCCAGTTTTTCCGCACGACGCGCGGGCGCGAAGGCAAGTCGAGCCTGTGGCAGGTCGACCTGACCGGCGTGAACCTGCGCCGCCTGCCGACGCCGCAGGACGGATCGGATCCAAGCTGGGGTCCCGTCCTGCCTTGA